One segment of Pyrococcus sp. ST04 DNA contains the following:
- the cyaB gene encoding class IV adenylate cyclase: MEIEVKFRVDLDKIKEKLESLGVIFSHFEDQEDVYFRVPRPKLLRVRAIHNMKKYYITYKEIMDERNEEFYEVEFEVGNFNKALEMFKRLGFEVEAVIKKKRWVYKLNDITFELNRVEKAGDFLDIEVIAENPEEAKKKIWEVARKLGLSKEDVEPRLYIELISG, encoded by the coding sequence ATGGAAATCGAGGTAAAATTTAGGGTGGATCTAGATAAAATAAAGGAGAAGTTAGAATCCCTTGGAGTCATATTTTCACATTTTGAAGATCAGGAAGATGTCTATTTTAGGGTTCCTAGACCAAAGCTTTTGAGAGTTAGAGCGATTCACAATATGAAAAAGTACTACATAACATATAAGGAGATAATGGACGAAAGAAATGAGGAGTTCTATGAGGTAGAATTCGAAGTTGGGAACTTTAATAAGGCGTTGGAAATGTTCAAGAGACTTGGATTTGAAGTTGAGGCTGTAATAAAGAAAAAGAGATGGGTCTACAAGCTGAATGACATAACATTTGAACTGAACAGGGTCGAAAAAGCTGGAGACTTTCTTGACATTGAGGTTATTGCAGAAAATCCTGAAGAAGCAAAAAAGAAAATATGGGAAGTCGCAAGGAAGCTTGGCCTCAGTAAAGAGGATGTAGAGCCAAGACTCTATATAGAGCTCATCAGCGGGTAA
- a CDS encoding tyrosine--tRNA ligase produces MDIEERINLVLKKPTEEVLTVENLRYLFEVGAPLQHYIGFEISGYIHLGTGLMAGAKIADFQKAGIKTRVFLADWHSWINDKLGGDLDVIQEVALKYFKVGMEKSIEVMGGDPKKVEFVLASEILEKGDYWQTVIDISKNVTLSRVMRSITIMGRQMGEAIDFAKLIYPMMQVADIFYQGVTIAHAGMDQRKAHVIAIEVAQKLRYHPIMHNGEKLKPVAVHHHLLLGLQEPPKWPIESEEEFKEIKAQMKMSKSKPYSAVFIHDTPEEIKQKLRKAFCPAKEVRYNPVLDWAEYIIFREEPTEFTIHRPAKFGGDVTYTTFEELKKDFAEGKLHPLDLKNAVAEYLIDLLEPIRKYFEKHPEPLELMKQVKITR; encoded by the coding sequence ATGGACATTGAAGAAAGAATAAATCTCGTGTTGAAGAAGCCAACGGAGGAAGTCTTAACGGTTGAAAATTTGAGGTATCTCTTTGAGGTGGGCGCTCCTCTACAACATTACATAGGATTTGAAATAAGCGGTTACATTCATCTTGGAACTGGACTAATGGCGGGGGCTAAGATAGCTGACTTTCAAAAGGCAGGAATAAAAACAAGAGTATTTCTAGCAGATTGGCACAGCTGGATAAACGATAAGTTGGGCGGAGATCTCGATGTCATTCAAGAGGTTGCGTTGAAGTACTTCAAGGTTGGAATGGAAAAGAGCATTGAGGTCATGGGAGGAGATCCCAAGAAAGTTGAGTTTGTCCTTGCCAGTGAAATTCTCGAGAAAGGGGACTACTGGCAAACTGTAATTGACATCTCAAAGAATGTCACCCTGAGCAGAGTCATGAGGTCAATAACTATAATGGGAAGACAGATGGGAGAGGCTATAGACTTCGCAAAGTTGATCTATCCAATGATGCAAGTTGCCGACATCTTCTACCAGGGGGTTACCATAGCACATGCCGGAATGGATCAGAGAAAAGCTCACGTAATAGCCATTGAAGTTGCCCAGAAGCTTAGGTACCATCCGATAATGCACAATGGGGAGAAGTTAAAACCTGTTGCAGTTCATCATCATTTGCTCCTTGGACTTCAGGAACCTCCAAAGTGGCCTATTGAAAGCGAAGAAGAGTTCAAGGAGATAAAGGCACAGATGAAGATGAGTAAATCAAAACCCTACTCAGCAGTTTTCATCCACGATACTCCAGAAGAGATAAAGCAGAAGCTTAGAAAAGCTTTCTGCCCGGCGAAAGAGGTTAGGTACAACCCGGTACTTGACTGGGCAGAGTACATAATATTCAGAGAGGAGCCTACGGAATTTACAATCCACAGGCCGGCGAAGTTTGGAGGGGATGTAACTTACACAACTTTCGAGGAACTTAAGAAGGATTTTGCTGAAGGAAAGCTTCACCCGTTAGATTTGAAGAATGCAGTAGCCGAGTACTTAATAGATCTCCTAGAGCCAATAAGGAAGTACTTCGAAAAGCATCCTGAACCTCTTGAACTAATGAAGCAAGTGAAGATTACCCGCTGA
- a CDS encoding EamA family transporter: MNYIGYALLSAFFASLVPIFGKLGLKNTSPEVGSAIRALIMTIFLFAVSVGRKNITTPPTRELIFLTLSGLAGALSWFFYFKAIKLGKVSIVAPIDRMSVALAVLLAWIFLGEEITVRSVIGVLLIITGVILLI; encoded by the coding sequence ATGAATTATATAGGATACGCCCTTCTTTCTGCATTCTTTGCTTCTCTTGTTCCAATTTTTGGAAAGTTAGGCCTCAAGAATACTTCTCCAGAAGTAGGATCAGCTATAAGAGCCTTGATAATGACAATTTTCCTCTTTGCAGTGAGTGTAGGTAGGAAAAACATCACAACTCCACCTACTAGAGAACTAATTTTTCTCACCCTTTCAGGACTGGCCGGAGCGCTATCGTGGTTCTTCTACTTTAAAGCAATAAAACTTGGAAAAGTCTCCATAGTTGCTCCAATAGACAGGATGAGTGTGGCTCTTGCTGTTCTATTGGCATGGATATTCCTAGGAGAGGAAATCACTGTTAGATCAGTTATTGGAGTTTTGCTAATAATAACAGGTGTCATTTTGCTTATATGA